The DNA sequence cttcgcgtggataccTCATACGCCTCAATCAGAGTCCGGTAAAAGAAGATATGATTGTTTTACGAAGACTACGAATGTAATGAAAAAACGTGCGACCGGGCGTATTctgagaaaatgaattaaaaatgaccTTAAATCtggattttataaaattacctaAAACTTAACTAATCATTATATCCGTATAAGATGCATTTTTCTTGACCTATCATATTGTCTCTCGTGATTAGGATTTGGTTCGTATCCGTATAAGATGCATTTTTCTTGACCTATCATATTGTCTCGTGATTAGGATTTGGTTCGTGTGTACTAAGAtcaattcttattttaatcgaaattatatattaatattgtcaAACAACATTATGATTTATGGATGTACgaaacttttttttccaatttattataatttactcacattttcaactttttcatattttatcaactCCGTATAAAATTCGTATTATCAACCAATGAggctattttttttaataagaaagtacagataaaacaaaattttgattgatttcatatcttggactttttttttttttcttcatatctTGGATTTATGGGCCGCACTACTTCAATGCTCTAATTCTAACAAATGTGAGTAAACAATTCAACTTGCATCGTGAGGCACAATGTAAAATCATCCAGATCAAAAGTCTcggaaaaataaaaagcacCCAGCTTTTGATTGGGGAAGAATATTGGGCTTTTCAATATATATCGATTCAACCTTTCAAGTTCCAATACAGagatactatttttttttcctaaatcaTAAAAACCACACATcccaaaagaaatactcctatttGGTTCCAAATTCAGTATCCAAAGAAGCGCACAGAATGACTCATATCCAGAAATTGTAAATTCTATCTCTAGGCCATGCATGCCAATCTTAATAGCATTGCTTTATTGAATGTTTAATGATatgctattttaatttatgagataTACATATAGTATATACTAACCATGGagtttaaaaacataaattgagactttatttgtttatgattttgtGATGTTTATGACAGAGCTGAAGAAATTGCCCAAATGGAATGTGAAAGCACTGATAATTTGCCAGAGTTCTTCAAGATTTACACGCCTGCTCTATCTTCCAAATTGCTGGTTAGTCCCTTTGTTGTTGCtcctttcataataataataataataataataataatgctTTAATAATTCTATTTCTCCTTAATTTGTTTGCATGTATAATAGAGAATTCCTCCAGATTTTGTGGACAAATTTGGTGAGAATATTCCGACAAAATGCAGGATAGAAAGGCGAGGGGAAAGAGACATGAGTTGGGAAGTTGATGTGAAGAAAGTAAATGATTGTTGGTTTTTGGAAAAGGGTTGGCCTAATTTTGTACAAGAAAATTCCCTACAAGATGGTGATTTTCTCACTTTCTGTTATGTTGCTAAATCCATCTTTCATGTCCACATTTTCTCACCAAATGGCTGTCCAAAACGAGGTCAAACTACTTTCTCAAtctatttgaaattaatttgccaatttaatttatctgaaaataaatagtactagtaattaatatatgcaGAAAATTGTGGGATTTATAACAAGAAGAAGCCAGTGGCACGTATCAACGGAGACCCTAGTATTTCATTTGTGATAACGGAGAGAAACTTAAAGAAAGGGACTTTGGTGAGCttattgtattatatttactatttaatttagtgCTACTTAGATGTTTGAGTTATTCATTAAATGATTGATTGTATATGGTGCATTGCAGTGTTTACCAATCACGTTTTGGAGGGCACACATGAATGGGAAAACAGGACCAAGAATAGAGGTTACTCTTTGGGTGGAAAATAAATCATGGAAAGTGGGAATGGTGATATACAATGGTAGTAATATTCGACTTCAAAAGGGTATGTTTAAGTTTTATAGAgataattttgtcaaagtTGGGAATTCATGCACTTTTCATCTCATAGATGCCGAACGCCTCTCTTTCATGGTCACTTTTTGAGTAGgagagtttttttattttctaattccATTTCTTTTGATGGTGGTATTAAGTTTGTTATCCTCCTTAAATCTGTctgactctctctctctctcacgtGCTGTACCTGTACTTAATCAAGTTGAGATTTTGTGCATATGTAAAGTTGTTGTGGTATTATGTAGTACTGTATTTTTAAGTGATGTTAATTTCTGATCTttctacaaaataattatttcgaGTTCAACAAATCTTGTAGGAATTTGTGATCTATGCAAATTGTGTTAATCAAATTTGCATACGGTATCTTATGTCTTGGTATTGATTTTGCTTAGCATTGGATTACTTGATAGACTAGTGAAATTCATTACTATCGactattttactaattaatcaatttgatACCATGTTTTGTTAAAATTCAATCACCCTTAATCCCCTTATCACCTATATGGGATGTCCACAATgagtagtaaataatgtacaattaAACCACCTTAAAACAAATTGTCTGATTTGGCAAAGAACGTTTCTACATCAAGGTCCTACGTGGGAAACTTGTGCTTTCCAATTGAGAATAATAGACTGCTGCATCAAGATGAGCATGGCTCGGTTCACGGCCATGCACCCTCAGCCTATAGATGCACATATGAGAAGCACTCCCGTGGTTTGAAGTAAAATCAAGCCTAATAATGTCGACAAGATTAGAGGCTGCTGACTCCACCTTGAATGTTTGAGCATTGCTCTTCTCAAGGTCATAGGTGAATTCAATATCTATGGGAGAGTAAAAAGAAGTAGAATGTGAAGTTgtatataatgaaatgttAAATAGGgatatttatatgaaaaatactagtactagttttcgaattaaagaaaaaaaattaaaccatGTCACATATATAGCACATTAGCATGTTGTGATTGACCACGCGCATTGATTGCTCCAACGCGCGAGTTACTGGTGCTCTCACATCCATAGCAACCAGACATTAAGCATTGACCCGCGCTCGTGCTTTGTACGCATGGCGCTATGGAAGCACCATACGCAAAcatcaaatgaaaacaaagTTACAAAAGATATTCAAAATGGTGTTGGAATTGACTGCCTTGGGCTAAATACGTCCATAAATTCTACTAAAGGTGCACTAATATACACAGAGGCATCTTGAAAAATGCactattattttagtaatgttttgaaaaaattggaaataatttaatgaattcgGTACCAAACATTAAGTCTCACTAACTATtgttttgaaatgaaagattaaaaatattgatcaCACAACTTTTCTGTAGGAAATTCAGTGATGGTAGCAGCAGCTTGTGGCTGCGCCCGcctatcataaataaatatactaataccttaatactaatttaattaacccAATATTCCCATTTTTCCAGCTATTTTAATAACAGATTAATGCGATTCCACTTCAGCTAAGATTCTATTTTTGTATCATAAATAGCCAATTCGTTTTCAGCGGATTTATTTCAgctcaaatttcaatatatcaAGAAAGGTGTCTTAATTTtgaagagaagagagatgggtaggagagaagatgaagagaTGTTAGTTTCGAAAGAAAAGTATGTTGATGGTTGCCCGGGATGTGAGGTTGATAGGCACAAACAAATGCAAACTGGATTACCCCTTAATCAACTTCTCATTGTCTTGATTATTGTGCTCTCCACTGGTAATCATGTTCATGTGTGAGACTATGGGGCCTCCATTACTTCTTTCATACTaatgaaaacttttttttttacagcTCTCACAATATCATCTCTTTTCCCATTCCTCTACTTCATGGTAAGCAACCATTTCAATCACACTTTGATTCATTAAAGCATGCACACAACATAAGCTCGAGATGTTCGATTATGAAGCACTCGTGTCTCGACCAATCTGAGTGCGAGCGCCAGACAAATTCGATAaacactaactttttttatttatatattatcgaatattccaatttttccTCAATAagtatacatacatacatacatgggagtactttaatttttcatttttaacataTGGTATATATTCTATGCCATGGATGCTCCACTACTATATGCTATAATGCCTACTTCATAtctacttatatttattttggcaGATAAGGGATTTCCACATTGCAAAAACAGAAGAAGATATTGGTTACTATGCTGGCTTTGTTGGTAGGCGAATTAAATATTGTTCTCAACTATATGTATGCAGTGGGTTGTATTATATACCAAACTAGTTTTAAACGCTAAACacatcattataaaataaagtgagttCATTACAACTTTAATTGTAGTTCATTATAAGGAGTACAGAGATTTAAAAGCAATGTCATCATCTagcataattaaaaatcagaagTTCATTATAAGTTTGTTATTAGTtcattataatgaaaatacaatgttattttataatgatgtTGTTCAGCGTTTCAGGTTTAAGACTGGTTTAGTATTGATCAGAGTCCTATactatactagtatttatagtTTCATCAACTAATTAAACTAAGCATATATAATTTCATGAATTAGGGTCTTCATACATGCTTGGAAGAGCCATGACTTCTGCGTTGTGGGGAGTAATTGCTGATAGATATGGTCGGAAACCTGTCATAATTATAGGCTGTGCCACTGTGTTAGTACtaataaatcattttcattaattaattgttacttttatttatttcggCACccaataattgaataatttttttgcagGGTTGTTTTCAACACTCTATTTGGGCTtagtataaattattggaTGGCCATCACAACCAGGTTTCTCCTTGGAAGTTTGAATGGCCTACTTGGACCAATTAAGGTGGAGTATAAAGCAAATGCACAACAACATTGCTTTTaccctcttttttttttttaatgcattttctACATTGTTATTTGCTTAGAtagaattttgttattttcttatgttaattcattatttctagtattattatttcctCCCTTTAATTTGATGGATTGAATGTATGTATGAGGGTGCAGGCATATGCATGTGAAACAGTTGCTGAAGAATACCAATCTCTGGCATTGTCTGTGGTAATTAAGCCCATCATTTTTGTTCAATGTTTACTATAAGTAAATATGTAGTCCAATTCAgttgtgaaaaatgaagttaaaaTTTTGGTAGGTGAGTGCATCTTGGGGCACAGGGTTAGTTATAGGATCAGCTTTGGGAGGCTTTCTTGCTCAGGTATATAtacatttgtttgttttcacttttcataTATCATCACCAGTTAATAGCTTTTTATTCTTTGGATCTAAGCCTGCAGACAAATACCCTGGAATATTCACACAAGATTCTATTTTTGCAAGGTGTGGTTTTACTCTTTCACATGCATAAGTGCATTAacataatagtactattaattaacaTGTTTTGGTAACTCTACTACAGATTCCCATATTTCCTGCCCTGCCTCATAATCTCAATATTTGCAGCCATTGTAACCATTGCTTGTTTCTGGATCCCGGTATCTCTCATACctctttttttatcaaacactCCTACCAAATTAGATGTTGCTAGTTTTCAATTCAAGTATACATGGCAGGAAAGCCTACACACTCACAAGCAAGAGAGGAGAGATGTTTTGGAGGAACGGAAAAAGAGCCTCTTCAAAAACTGGCCACTCATGTCATCCATCATTGTGTATTGCATTTTCAACCTTCATGACATGGCTTACACTGAGGCAAGTTATGCAGCTGCTTTCTTTGTTTTTCAGCTGCGCGGCTAACTCCTTCTCTTGCATCAACAGAT is a window from the Salvia hispanica cultivar TCC Black 2014 chromosome 1, UniMelb_Shisp_WGS_1.0, whole genome shotgun sequence genome containing:
- the LOC125216600 gene encoding protein ZINC INDUCED FACILITATOR-LIKE 1-like isoform X1, coding for MGRREDEEMLVSKEKYVDGCPGCEVDRHKQMQTGLPLNQLLIVLIIVLSTALTISSLFPFLYFMIRDFHIAKTEEDIGYYAGFVGSSYMLGRAMTSALWGVIADRYGRKPVIIIGCATVVVFNTLFGLSINYWMAITTRFLLGSLNGLLGPIKAYACETVAEEYQSLALSVVSASWGTGLVIGSALGGFLAQPADKYPGIFTQDSIFARFPYFLPCLIISIFAAIVTIACFWIPVSLIPLFLSNTPTKLDVASFQFKYTWQESLHTHKQERRDVLEERKKSLFKNWPLMSSIIVYCIFNLHDMAYTEIFSLWAESPTRIGGLGYTTKDVGTVLTISGLGLLIFQSSLYPIVERIMGPVLVSRALGMISIPLLTSYHYIAMLSGITLVVVLNAASLLKNVLSISIDTGLFILQNRAVDQDQRGAANGIAMTLMSFFKAFGPAGGGALFSWAEKRQGAVFLPGDQMVFLILNAIEAIAVMLTFKPFLVERTR
- the LOC125216600 gene encoding protein ZINC INDUCED FACILITATOR-LIKE 1-like isoform X2 encodes the protein MGRREDEEMLVSKEKYVDGCPGCEVDRHKQMQTGLPLNQLLIVLIIVLSTALTISSLFPFLYFMIRDFHIAKTEEDIGYYAGFVGSSYMLGRAMTSALWGVIADRYGRKPVIIIGCATVVVFNTLFGLSINYWMAITTRFLLGSLNGLLGPIKAYACETVAEEYQSLALSVVSASWGTGLVIGSALGGFLAQPADKYPGIFTQDSIFARFPYFLPCLIISIFAAIVTIACFWIPESLHTHKQERRDVLEERKKSLFKNWPLMSSIIVYCIFNLHDMAYTEIFSLWAESPTRIGGLGYTTKDVGTVLTISGLGLLIFQSSLYPIVERIMGPVLVSRALGMISIPLLTSYHYIAMLSGITLVVVLNAASLLKNVLSISIDTGLFILQNRAVDQDQRGAANGIAMTLMSFFKAFGPAGGGALFSWAEKRQGAVFLPGDQMVFLILNAIEAIAVMLTFKPFLVERTR